From Portunus trituberculatus isolate SZX2019 chromosome 37, ASM1759143v1, whole genome shotgun sequence, one genomic window encodes:
- the LOC123514270 gene encoding homeodomain-interacting protein kinase 3-like isoform X1 — MHDMFISAAGGEPSAVLHAPATSGQCLQRKRKLDQIGSGYSGTASSYTVTATAVPAQTLAAKHLSHQAGSLYSDGVTLSQSKPQQQQQQPQQQPQQQPQQQQQPPPHQTPQDHHQHQQQQHGQHQQTHKISSNSTISSSSSSSSSGHHHHHHHHHHHHSARVAGSAINYQHQQHHHQPVQQQRASTIKLLDPYQKCSTKRKCFDHNGHSGSNSGVESGKVGAPGGAPATTAKTVAHGKVALGGGQNNATKGGNSSAADGDYQLVQHETLFSLTAQYEVLEFLGRGTFGQVVKCWKKGTSDIVAIKILKNHPSYARQGQIEVGILTRLSQENADDYNFVRAFECFQHKNHTCLVFEMLEQNLYDFLKQNKFSPLPLKFIRPILQQVLTALLKLKQLGLIHADLKPENIMLVDPVRQPYRVKVIDFGSASHVSKAVCNTYLQSRYYRAPEIVLGLPFSEAIDMWSLGCVIAELFLGWPLYPGSSEYDQIRYISQTQGIPAEHMLNNATKTTKFFYRDNESTYPFWRLKTPEEHEGETGIKSKEARKYIFNCLDDMGQVNVPTELEGGELLAEKADRREFIDLLKRMLTMDQERRISPGEALQHSFVTLQHLLDYPHCSNVKASMQQMMEVCRRPAPPYATAAAVSQAQALPPSLMPNYVHTTNGSVTLTFNNQITNQVGKYGLYQSSRSGRGYSGSSRGEAAAAAAAAASFQPQLVSSILCPPPYQGLASPGKHVTVVTQQPQLQLQPSLLPQQVGGGSQYVPVSMVEQPGRGMLLTTGTAVGGGWGRGGQMALVPGGWQQLPQPPTSLQQPASLLPDATDAWRRTFLVDSSVVQGDAPPAMFPVDLHPELYEAYPSSTWAGSKRPSKTSLMGHSSAHAAHTLHVSGRPAQPPAHDKKDLSQQLSPVKKRVKEGTPPGAPSHWSNSATAPQINHSNYHTSHNSHHSAHHTGHHQGHIHHQSHHSSHHAPHSSSHHPLSHSNHQGHNSSSSSNSGSHSSHTVGHPTQPSQQTHSSQQHSSSSYSSSMTSNNRQQTITIRDTPSPAVSVITISDSDDEAGGKCCKDRHCSTCVNNNHNKISSSHQQSQASHDDKYSSLSHNYSSVGASQSQKKRLLAKAQSECVLHVAKPEARDYSTQQARDTNYTTREHLAPPAAHVRDSLLQPPPAHHDNLPPPAAHTRDPARTHSHTHSHSYTQPPQAHKDYTVPSGVHPPGHKDYSQPPVAHSNRDQRVVVGSVKGWSSSSGRGSSVVVAGQGSSGSSSSSSLSYAHTLGRAHVPGSHHSPSSQAHGLSPVSQLAVSGSLAGIVPTQADVYREYRRAAPPQAAAAAAAATQVYVATTQPTYLPSSLPATHTVNPFTPGGALPPPAHHSSGRAVLAGPPAHPLPAHMQPTAVFPTHPQVAPPYNAYTALSPAKSQYQSIWFSE, encoded by the exons ATGCATGACATGTTCATCTCTGCGGCGGGAGGTGAGCCCAGTGCAGTCTTGCATGCCCCTGCCACTTCTGGACAGTGCCTGCAGAGGAAGCGAAAATTGGACCAGATTGGCAGTGGTTACAGCGGCACTGCATCCAGTTACACAGTGACTGCTACAGCAGTGCCAGCCCAGACACTTGCTGCCAAACACCTCTCCCACCAG GCTGGTAGTTTGTACAGTGATGGCGTGACCTTGAGCCAGAGCaagccgcagcagcagcagcagcagccgcaacagcagccgcagcagcagccgcagcagcaacagcaaccacCTCCACACCAGACTCCAcaggaccaccaccaacaccaacagcagcagcatgggCAACATCAGCAAACTCACAAGATTAGTAGTAACAGCaccatctcttcatcttcctcctcatcgtcatcaggacaccaccaccatcaccatcaccaccaccaccaccactcggcCAGAG TGGCAGGTTCGGCTATCAATTACCAGcatcagcaacaccaccaccaacctgtCCAACAGCAGCGAGCATCAACCATCAAGCTCTTAGACCCATATCAGAAGTGCTCCACAAAG CGCAAGTGCTTTGACCACAATGGTCACAGTGGTAGTAACTCAGGTGTAGAGAGTGGGAAGGTGGGGGCCCCAGGTGGTGCCCCAGCCACAACTGCCAAGACGGTGGCCCACGGTAAGGTGGCCCTGGGTGGCGGCCAAAACAATGCCACCAAGGGCGGAAACTCTTCAGCTGCAGATGGAGACTACCAG CTGGTGCAGCATGAGACGCTGTTCTCACTTACAGCACAATATGAGGTGCTGGAGTTCCTGGGACGAGGCACATTTGGTCAGGTGGTCAAGTGCTGGAAGAAAGGCACCAGTGACATTGTGGCCATCAAGATCCTCAAGAACCACCCTTCATATGCCAGACAGGGCCAGATTGAG GTTGGAATCCTTACAAGACTTAGCCAAGAAAATGCAGATGATTACAACTTTGTGCGAGCCTTTGAGTGTTTCCAACACAAGAATCACACGTGCTTGGTGTTTGAGATGCTGGAACAAAACCTCTATGACTTCCTCAAACAGAACAAATTTTCTCCACTGCCCCTCAAGTTCATACGACCCATACTTCAACAAGTCTTGACAGCTCTTCTTAAACTCAAG CAACTTGGCCTCATTCATGCTGACCTCAAGCCAGAGAACATCATGCTGGTAGATCCTGTAAGACAGCCATATCGTGTCAAGGTTATTGACTTTGGCAGTGCCTCACATGTCAGCAAGGCTGTTTGTAACACCTACCTACAGTCTCGCTACTATCGAGCTCCAGAGATCGTCCTTGGGCTTCCGTTTTCTGAAGCAATCGACATGTGGTCACTTGGCTGTGTTATTGCTGAACTCTTCTTGGGATGGCCACTTTACCCTGGGTCTTCTGAGTATGATCAG ATTCGTTACATCAGCCAAACACAAGGGATCCCTGCCGAACACATGCTGAATAACGCCACAAAGACGACTAAGTTTTTCTACCGTGATAATGAATCCACCTATCCATTTTGGCGACTCAAG ACTCCTGAAGAACATGAGGGTGAGACAGGCATCAAGAGCAAAGAGGCCCGCAAGTACATATTCAACTGCCTAGATGACATGGGCCAGGTGAATGTGCCCACAGAGCTTGAAGGTGGAGAGCTTCTGGCGGAGAAGGCAGACCGCAGGGAGTTCATCGACCTGCTGAAGCGAATGTTGACCATGGACCAGGAGAGACGCATCAGCCCTGGTGAGGCGCTGCAGCACAGCTTTGTCACCCTCCAACATCTCTTGGACTATCCTCACTGCTCCAATGTTAAGGCTTCCATGCAG CAGATGATGGAGGTGTGTCGCCGACCGGCTCCACCCtacgccactgctgctgccgtcTCCCAGGCCCaggctcttcctccctcactcatgcCAAACTATGTCCACACCACCAATGGTTCTGTCACTCTTACCTTCAACAACCAGATTACCAACCAGGTAGGAAAG TATGGGCTGTACCAAAGCAGCCGCAGTGGCCGTGGGTACAGCGGCAGCAGccgaggagaagcagcagcagcagcagcagcagctgcaagTTTCCAACCACAGTTGGTGTCTTCTATCTTGTGTCCCCCTCCATACCAAGGTCTGGCATCTCCTGGAAAGCATGTGACAGTTGTTACCCAACAGCCTCAGCTACAACTGCAACCTTCACTGCTGCCTCAGCAG GTTGGAGGTGGCAGTCAATACGTGCCAGTGTCCATGGTGGAGCAGCCAGGCAGAGGGATGCTGCTCACCACTGGCACAGCAGTGGGTGGCGGGTGGGGCCGTGGGGGCCAGATGGCTCTGGTGCCAGGAGGCTGGCAACAACTTCCTCAGCCACCAACCTCTCTACAGCAGCCAGCCAGCTTGCTCCCTGACGCTACAGATGCATGGCGGCGCACCTTTCTGGTGGACTCCTCTGTGGTGCAGGGGGATGCTCCACCTGCCATGTTTCCCGTTGACCTCCATCCAGAATTGTACGAAGCTTATCCTTCAAGCACATGGGCTGGAAGCAAGCGTCCTAGCAAGACTTCCCTAATGGGCCATTCCAGTGCTCATGCTGCCCATACCCTCCACGTCAGCGGGAGACCCGCACAGCCCCCAGCACATGACAAGAAAGACTTGAGTCAGCAATTGTCACCAGTCaagaagagggtgaaggagggcaCACCACCTGGAGCACCTTCGCACTGGAGCAACAGTGCCACTGCTCCTCAGATCAACCACAGCAACTACCACACCAGTCACAA CAGTCATCATTCAGCACACCATACGGGGCACCATCAGGGTCACATTCATCACCAGAGTCACCACTCCAGTCATCATGCACCTCATTCCTCCAGCCATCACCCACTGTCCCACAGCAACCACCAAGgtcacaacagcagcagcagcagcaatagtggtAGCCACAGCTCTCATACAG TTGGGCATCCCACTCAGCCCAGCCAGCAGACACACAGCAGTCAGCAGCACTCCAGTAGCAGTTACAGCAGCAGCATGACGAGCAATAACCGCCAGCAGACCATCACCATCCGAGACACTCCATCACCTGCTGTGTCGGTCATCACCATCAGTGACAGCGATGATGAAGCTGGGG GAAAGTGTTGCAAAGATCGCCACTGCTCAACGTGTGTAAATAACAACCATAACAAGATTTCAAGTTCACACCAGCAGTCTCAGGCATCGCATGATGACAAATACTCCAG TTTGTCCCACAACTACTCGTCCGTTGGTGCGTCTCAAAGCCAGAAGAAGCGGCTCCTGGCCAAGGCTcagagtgagtgtgtgctgCACGTGGCCAAGCCGGAAGCTCGGGATTACTCCACACAGCAGGCCAGGGACACCAACTACACCACCAG AGAGCACCTTGCACCTCCAGCTGCTCATGTCCGAGACTCCCTTCTGCAGCCACCTCCTGCCCACCACGACAACCTCCCACCACCTGCAGCCCACACCCGTGACCCTGCTCGCAcccactctcacactcactcccactcctACACCCAGCCACCACAGGCCCACAAAGACTACACGGTGCCATCAGGAGTCCACCCGCCTG GGCACAAGGACTACTCCCAACCGCCAGTAGCCCACAGTAACCGTGACCAGCGCGTGGTGGTGGGGAGCGTCAAGGGCtggagcagtagcagtggtcGGGGAAGCAGTGTTGTGGTGGCTGGGCagggcagcagtggtagcagcagtagtagcagcctCAGCTATGCTCACACCCTTGGTAGGGCACATGTGCCAGGCAGCCATCACTCACCTTCATCCCAAGCTCACGGACTGTCACCAGTGTCACAGTTAGCAGTGAGTGGCTCCTTGGCAGGCATTGTGCCCACTCAGGCTGATGTATACAGGGAATATCGGCGAGCTGCTCCTCCTCAggcagctgctgctgcagcagctGCTACACAGGTTTATGTGGCTACCACCCAGCCCACTTACCTGCCCTCCTCCTTGCCAGCCACACAtactgttaaccctttcacacCAGG AGGGGctttaccaccaccagctcacCACAGCAGTGGTCGTGCAGTACTGGCCGGCCCACCGGCTCATCCTCTCCCAGCCCACATGCAGCCCACCGCTGTGTTTCCCACACACCCTCAAGTAGCCCCTCCATATAATGCTTACACTGCACTTTCTCCTGCCAAGAGCCAATACCAAAGCATTTGGTTCTCAGAATAG
- the LOC123514270 gene encoding homeodomain-interacting protein kinase 3-like isoform X3 has translation MHDMFISAAGGEPSAVLHAPATSGQCLQRKRKLDQIGSGYSGTASSYTVTATAVPAQTLAAKHLSHQAGSLYSDGVTLSQSKPQQQQQQPQQQPQQQPQQQQQPPPHQTPQDHHQHQQQQHGQHQQTHKISSNSTISSSSSSSSSGHHHHHHHHHHHHSARVAGSAINYQHQQHHHQPVQQQRASTIKLLDPYQKCSTKRKCFDHNGHSGSNSGVESGKVGAPGGAPATTAKTVAHGKVALGGGQNNATKGGNSSAADGDYQLVQHETLFSLTAQYEVLEFLGRGTFGQVVKCWKKGTSDIVAIKILKNHPSYARQGQIEVGILTRLSQENADDYNFVRAFECFQHKNHTCLVFEMLEQNLYDFLKQNKFSPLPLKFIRPILQQVLTALLKLKQLGLIHADLKPENIMLVDPVRQPYRVKVIDFGSASHVSKAVCNTYLQSRYYRAPEIVLGLPFSEAIDMWSLGCVIAELFLGWPLYPGSSEYDQIRYISQTQGIPAEHMLNNATKTTKFFYRDNESTYPFWRLKTPEEHEGETGIKSKEARKYIFNCLDDMGQVNVPTELEGGELLAEKADRREFIDLLKRMLTMDQERRISPGEALQHSFVTLQHLLDYPHCSNVKASMQQMMEVCRRPAPPYATAAAVSQAQALPPSLMPNYVHTTNGSVTLTFNNQITNQVGKYGLYQSSRSGRGYSGSSRGEAAAAAAAAASFQPQLVSSILCPPPYQGLASPGKHVTVVTQQPQLQLQPSLLPQQVGGGSQYVPVSMVEQPGRGMLLTTGTAVGGGWGRGGQMALVPGGWQQLPQPPTSLQQPASLLPDATDAWRRTFLVDSSVVQGDAPPAMFPVDLHPELYEAYPSSTWAGSKRPSKTSLMGHSSAHAAHTLHVSGRPAQPPAHDKKDLSQQLSPVKKRVKEGTPPGAPSHWSNSATAPQINHSNYHTSHNHHSAHHTGHHQGHIHHQSHHSSHHAPHSSSHHPLSHSNHQGHNSSSSSNSGSHSSHTVGHPTQPSQQTHSSQQHSSSSYSSSMTSNNRQQTITIRDTPSPAVSVITISDSDDEAGGKCCKDRHCSTCVNNNHNKISSSHQQSQASHDDKYSSLSHNYSSVGASQSQKKRLLAKAQSECVLHVAKPEARDYSTQQARDTNYTTREHLAPPAAHVRDSLLQPPPAHHDNLPPPAAHTRDPARTHSHTHSHSYTQPPQAHKDYTVPSGVHPPGHKDYSQPPVAHSNRDQRVVVGSVKGWSSSSGRGSSVVVAGQGSSGSSSSSSLSYAHTLGRAHVPGSHHSPSSQAHGLSPVSQLAVSGSLAGIVPTQADVYREYRRAAPPQAAAAAAAATQVYVATTQPTYLPSSLPATHTVNPFTPGGALPPPAHHSSGRAVLAGPPAHPLPAHMQPTAVFPTHPQVAPPYNAYTALSPAKSQYQSIWFSE, from the exons ATGCATGACATGTTCATCTCTGCGGCGGGAGGTGAGCCCAGTGCAGTCTTGCATGCCCCTGCCACTTCTGGACAGTGCCTGCAGAGGAAGCGAAAATTGGACCAGATTGGCAGTGGTTACAGCGGCACTGCATCCAGTTACACAGTGACTGCTACAGCAGTGCCAGCCCAGACACTTGCTGCCAAACACCTCTCCCACCAG GCTGGTAGTTTGTACAGTGATGGCGTGACCTTGAGCCAGAGCaagccgcagcagcagcagcagcagccgcaacagcagccgcagcagcagccgcagcagcaacagcaaccacCTCCACACCAGACTCCAcaggaccaccaccaacaccaacagcagcagcatgggCAACATCAGCAAACTCACAAGATTAGTAGTAACAGCaccatctcttcatcttcctcctcatcgtcatcaggacaccaccaccatcaccatcaccaccaccaccaccactcggcCAGAG TGGCAGGTTCGGCTATCAATTACCAGcatcagcaacaccaccaccaacctgtCCAACAGCAGCGAGCATCAACCATCAAGCTCTTAGACCCATATCAGAAGTGCTCCACAAAG CGCAAGTGCTTTGACCACAATGGTCACAGTGGTAGTAACTCAGGTGTAGAGAGTGGGAAGGTGGGGGCCCCAGGTGGTGCCCCAGCCACAACTGCCAAGACGGTGGCCCACGGTAAGGTGGCCCTGGGTGGCGGCCAAAACAATGCCACCAAGGGCGGAAACTCTTCAGCTGCAGATGGAGACTACCAG CTGGTGCAGCATGAGACGCTGTTCTCACTTACAGCACAATATGAGGTGCTGGAGTTCCTGGGACGAGGCACATTTGGTCAGGTGGTCAAGTGCTGGAAGAAAGGCACCAGTGACATTGTGGCCATCAAGATCCTCAAGAACCACCCTTCATATGCCAGACAGGGCCAGATTGAG GTTGGAATCCTTACAAGACTTAGCCAAGAAAATGCAGATGATTACAACTTTGTGCGAGCCTTTGAGTGTTTCCAACACAAGAATCACACGTGCTTGGTGTTTGAGATGCTGGAACAAAACCTCTATGACTTCCTCAAACAGAACAAATTTTCTCCACTGCCCCTCAAGTTCATACGACCCATACTTCAACAAGTCTTGACAGCTCTTCTTAAACTCAAG CAACTTGGCCTCATTCATGCTGACCTCAAGCCAGAGAACATCATGCTGGTAGATCCTGTAAGACAGCCATATCGTGTCAAGGTTATTGACTTTGGCAGTGCCTCACATGTCAGCAAGGCTGTTTGTAACACCTACCTACAGTCTCGCTACTATCGAGCTCCAGAGATCGTCCTTGGGCTTCCGTTTTCTGAAGCAATCGACATGTGGTCACTTGGCTGTGTTATTGCTGAACTCTTCTTGGGATGGCCACTTTACCCTGGGTCTTCTGAGTATGATCAG ATTCGTTACATCAGCCAAACACAAGGGATCCCTGCCGAACACATGCTGAATAACGCCACAAAGACGACTAAGTTTTTCTACCGTGATAATGAATCCACCTATCCATTTTGGCGACTCAAG ACTCCTGAAGAACATGAGGGTGAGACAGGCATCAAGAGCAAAGAGGCCCGCAAGTACATATTCAACTGCCTAGATGACATGGGCCAGGTGAATGTGCCCACAGAGCTTGAAGGTGGAGAGCTTCTGGCGGAGAAGGCAGACCGCAGGGAGTTCATCGACCTGCTGAAGCGAATGTTGACCATGGACCAGGAGAGACGCATCAGCCCTGGTGAGGCGCTGCAGCACAGCTTTGTCACCCTCCAACATCTCTTGGACTATCCTCACTGCTCCAATGTTAAGGCTTCCATGCAG CAGATGATGGAGGTGTGTCGCCGACCGGCTCCACCCtacgccactgctgctgccgtcTCCCAGGCCCaggctcttcctccctcactcatgcCAAACTATGTCCACACCACCAATGGTTCTGTCACTCTTACCTTCAACAACCAGATTACCAACCAGGTAGGAAAG TATGGGCTGTACCAAAGCAGCCGCAGTGGCCGTGGGTACAGCGGCAGCAGccgaggagaagcagcagcagcagcagcagcagctgcaagTTTCCAACCACAGTTGGTGTCTTCTATCTTGTGTCCCCCTCCATACCAAGGTCTGGCATCTCCTGGAAAGCATGTGACAGTTGTTACCCAACAGCCTCAGCTACAACTGCAACCTTCACTGCTGCCTCAGCAG GTTGGAGGTGGCAGTCAATACGTGCCAGTGTCCATGGTGGAGCAGCCAGGCAGAGGGATGCTGCTCACCACTGGCACAGCAGTGGGTGGCGGGTGGGGCCGTGGGGGCCAGATGGCTCTGGTGCCAGGAGGCTGGCAACAACTTCCTCAGCCACCAACCTCTCTACAGCAGCCAGCCAGCTTGCTCCCTGACGCTACAGATGCATGGCGGCGCACCTTTCTGGTGGACTCCTCTGTGGTGCAGGGGGATGCTCCACCTGCCATGTTTCCCGTTGACCTCCATCCAGAATTGTACGAAGCTTATCCTTCAAGCACATGGGCTGGAAGCAAGCGTCCTAGCAAGACTTCCCTAATGGGCCATTCCAGTGCTCATGCTGCCCATACCCTCCACGTCAGCGGGAGACCCGCACAGCCCCCAGCACATGACAAGAAAGACTTGAGTCAGCAATTGTCACCAGTCaagaagagggtgaaggagggcaCACCACCTGGAGCACCTTCGCACTGGAGCAACAGTGCCACTGCTCCTCAGATCAACCACAGCAACTACCACACCAGTCACAA TCATCATTCAGCACACCATACGGGGCACCATCAGGGTCACATTCATCACCAGAGTCACCACTCCAGTCATCATGCACCTCATTCCTCCAGCCATCACCCACTGTCCCACAGCAACCACCAAGgtcacaacagcagcagcagcagcaatagtggtAGCCACAGCTCTCATACAG TTGGGCATCCCACTCAGCCCAGCCAGCAGACACACAGCAGTCAGCAGCACTCCAGTAGCAGTTACAGCAGCAGCATGACGAGCAATAACCGCCAGCAGACCATCACCATCCGAGACACTCCATCACCTGCTGTGTCGGTCATCACCATCAGTGACAGCGATGATGAAGCTGGGG GAAAGTGTTGCAAAGATCGCCACTGCTCAACGTGTGTAAATAACAACCATAACAAGATTTCAAGTTCACACCAGCAGTCTCAGGCATCGCATGATGACAAATACTCCAG TTTGTCCCACAACTACTCGTCCGTTGGTGCGTCTCAAAGCCAGAAGAAGCGGCTCCTGGCCAAGGCTcagagtgagtgtgtgctgCACGTGGCCAAGCCGGAAGCTCGGGATTACTCCACACAGCAGGCCAGGGACACCAACTACACCACCAG AGAGCACCTTGCACCTCCAGCTGCTCATGTCCGAGACTCCCTTCTGCAGCCACCTCCTGCCCACCACGACAACCTCCCACCACCTGCAGCCCACACCCGTGACCCTGCTCGCAcccactctcacactcactcccactcctACACCCAGCCACCACAGGCCCACAAAGACTACACGGTGCCATCAGGAGTCCACCCGCCTG GGCACAAGGACTACTCCCAACCGCCAGTAGCCCACAGTAACCGTGACCAGCGCGTGGTGGTGGGGAGCGTCAAGGGCtggagcagtagcagtggtcGGGGAAGCAGTGTTGTGGTGGCTGGGCagggcagcagtggtagcagcagtagtagcagcctCAGCTATGCTCACACCCTTGGTAGGGCACATGTGCCAGGCAGCCATCACTCACCTTCATCCCAAGCTCACGGACTGTCACCAGTGTCACAGTTAGCAGTGAGTGGCTCCTTGGCAGGCATTGTGCCCACTCAGGCTGATGTATACAGGGAATATCGGCGAGCTGCTCCTCCTCAggcagctgctgctgcagcagctGCTACACAGGTTTATGTGGCTACCACCCAGCCCACTTACCTGCCCTCCTCCTTGCCAGCCACACAtactgttaaccctttcacacCAGG AGGGGctttaccaccaccagctcacCACAGCAGTGGTCGTGCAGTACTGGCCGGCCCACCGGCTCATCCTCTCCCAGCCCACATGCAGCCCACCGCTGTGTTTCCCACACACCCTCAAGTAGCCCCTCCATATAATGCTTACACTGCACTTTCTCCTGCCAAGAGCCAATACCAAAGCATTTGGTTCTCAGAATAG